The segment TCGGCAAGTCGCTGACGGTGTCCCCCGAATACCAGCGGGTACTGGACACTGCAAAGGACTGGCTGGTCGACAGTGGCGGGAGTCCGATACCCGAGGGCTTTGCGCCCGTGGTTCTGGAAAAGTATGACACCATTTTTGGTTTGGCCGATGCTGCGATCGAACTGTCCGAGCACTCGCGTGTTTCGCTCGTTCCAGTGGGGGAGGGGTCTTTCGCGCTGGTGCACAAATTTGTGGATCCGAACTACGACATCACCTTCGCCAGGAAGAAGCTGAAGTCGACCGCCGACGATCGGGGACGTCGAGCGGTTCCGTCGTGAGTACGAAATCATGAAGGGCCTGGACTTTCCCTACATTCTCAAGGTCTACCGGTACAACGAGGTGGAAAATTCCTACCTCATGGAGTTCTGCGAGAGCACGCTGGAGGAGTACGTCAAACGTCGAAACAACCAGCCGCAGTTTGACTTCAGCGTTCGCCGCAGGATCGCTCTCCAGTTCCTGTACGGACTGAACTACCTTCATCTCAAAGGCATCTGCCACCGTGACTTGAGCCTGAAAAATATCCTTCTGCGGGTGTTTTCTGACGGGGCCGTGACGGTCAAATTGTCGGACTTCGGATTGGCAAAGCCGAAAGAATCTGATTTCACCAGGACGGAAACCGAGATCCGCGGAACATTTGTGGATCCCGCTCTTAATAGGTTCAAGGATTTCGAGCCCGTCAACGACATCTACGTTGTCGGAATCGTTCTCTCGTACATTTTCAAGGGGGTAAGCCACCTCATCTCCGACTCCACTCCGTTGGCTGAGATCGTCCAGAAGTGTTCCCATTCGGATCCGGCGCAGCGGTATCAAACGGTCCTGGAGATAGTAAAAGCGGTCGAAGATCTGGACACCGAGCCGGATGGCGCTCCGGCCTGATTCACGGCTCTTCACAGATGAGGGTGTAGAGGTGGTTGGCGCGTCGTTGCCGGGATAGAGGTCGAGGTCTCTCGAAAATGAGGGTTCCTACACTCCTCATCCGAAAGACCTCGACGTGCCTGACGCTACCGGTCGGGCGGGCTTCGCCTGCGCTGACCTGACGACTTTCTGCCGCCTCGACGAACTTGGGCTGCAGGTGACCGGACAACGCCTTGAGCCCGGCCGTGCTGTGCTGGCGTGCCGGGTGACCGACGAGGACCGGTGGTGTCGTCGCTGCGGCGAAGAAGGCATCCCACGCGACAGCCTCACCCGTACTCTGGCCCATGAGCCGTTCGGGTGGCGCCCCACCACACTGCTGGTGACCATCCGTCGCTACCGGTGCGCCGGCTGCGCCCACGTGTGGCGACAAGACACCACCAGGATGGCCGAACCACGTGCCAAGCTGTCGCGGCGTGCTCTGCGGTGGGCGCTGGAAGCCATTGTCTGCCAGCATCTATCCGTGGCTCGCATCGCCGAAGCGCTCGCGGTGTCGTGGAACACCGCCAACAACGCGGTGCTGGCAGAAGGCCGACGGGTGCTGATCGCCGATCCGGCCCGTTTCGACGGCGTGGCGGTGATCGGCGTCGATGAGCACGTCTGGCGGCACACCCGTCGCGGTGACAGGTACGTCACCGTCATCATCGATCTCACCCCTGTGCGTGACGGGACCGGTCCGGCTCGGCTGCTCGACATGGTCGAGGGTCGCTCAAAAAAGGCGTTTCAGGACTGGTTGGCCGAGCGGCCGCAGGACTGGCGTGACGGCGTGGACGTTGTTGCTATGGATGGCTTCTCCGGGTTCAAGACCGCTACCGCCGAGGAACTGCCCGAGGCGGCGACGGTGATGGACCCTTTCCACGTGGTGCGCCTGGCTGGCAACGCCCTCGATGAGTGCCGCCGCCGGGTGCAGCTGGCGACATGTGGGCACCGCGGCCGCAAGTCCGACCCGCTCTACACCTGCCGACGCACCCTGCACACCGGTGCCGATCTGCTCACCGACCGCCAGCGCACCCGGCTGGCCGCCTTGTTCGCCGCCGACGCCCACGCAGAAGTCGAGGCCACCTGGCAGATGTATCAGCGCACCGTGGCCGCGTATCGTGAACCCGACCGCACGAAAGGCCGCACGATGATGGCGGCGCTGATCACCACGCTGAGCACCGGCGTTCCCAAGCCGCTGACCGAACTGATCACCCTGGGACGGACCCTGAAGAAGCGTGCCGCCGACGTGCTGGCCTACTTCGACCGCCCCGGCACCTCCAACGGGCCCACCGAAGCGATCAACGGCCGCCTCGAACACCTGCGCGGATCCGCGCTGGGCTTCCGCAACCTCACCAACTACATCGCCCGGTCACTGCTCGAGACCGGAGGCTTCCGAACTCAGCTCCTTGCACCTCGGCAGTGAAGAGTCCTCAACGCATATTCGACGCGGCCAGAGCGTCATTGGTCTCGGTCACCGAGAAACGATCGGGGTGCCAGCCTCGGGGCAGCCAGTCGCGCATCTCCTGCGCACCCAGCCCCATCGGTGTTGCCCGCGGGTCGTACCCGCCACGAACCCACGCAGCCAATTCCTCATAGCCGCCCAAGCCACCACAATCCTCCGGCGGGCAGGCCATCTTGCCCGCCAGGCACACCGGAGCCGAAGGTGGATCATCGAGAACGTCTTCGACCACCAGCACGTGCTCCCATCCGTCGCCGAAGTCGTAGTCATAGAACAACCGGTCGCCCTTACCGGAGACCACCTGATCCAGGCGCACACCGTCCTCGACGAGACCGTCGTCGCCTTCGCTGAGATCAAATCTGGTGACGAAGTAGGCACGGGTACGCCGGTCCGCCCCGACACCGAACTTATGCAGATGACCGTCCTGCCAGCCCATCGCAACCTGCAGCACGTCATGCAGCTCATCGAGCACGAGGTCACCCGGCAGGACCAGACGACGCCAGATCGGCGGCTTGGCGTACATCAGGTCGACCCGCACCCGGAAACCCCGCACACGCTCCGGCACAGCTCCCACCTCGGGTGTCGGTTCATCGAACACTCCCGCGAACAAATCCCGGCCAGCATCGGCCATCAGCTGTTGCAGCATCGACAGGTCCACACCACCCCCGGACACCGCGCTCTTCCTCTTACTCTTCCGCTTCTCCTCCGGCACACACCCAGCCAACCAGACACCCCAATCACAGGCCGACAGCAGCTGACCGT is part of the Mycobacterium adipatum genome and harbors:
- a CDS encoding protein kinase domain-containing protein encodes the protein MKGLDFPYILKVYRYNEVENSYLMEFCESTLEEYVKRRNNQPQFDFSVRRRIALQFLYGLNYLHLKGICHRDLSLKNILLRVFSDGAVTVKLSDFGLAKPKESDFTRTETEIRGTFVDPALNRFKDFEPVNDIYVVGIVLSYIFKGVSHLISDSTPLAEIVQKCSHSDPAQRYQTVLEIVKAVEDLDTEPDGAPA
- a CDS encoding ISL3 family transposase — protein: MPDATGRAGFACADLTTFCRLDELGLQVTGQRLEPGRAVLACRVTDEDRWCRRCGEEGIPRDSLTRTLAHEPFGWRPTTLLVTIRRYRCAGCAHVWRQDTTRMAEPRAKLSRRALRWALEAIVCQHLSVARIAEALAVSWNTANNAVLAEGRRVLIADPARFDGVAVIGVDEHVWRHTRRGDRYVTVIIDLTPVRDGTGPARLLDMVEGRSKKAFQDWLAERPQDWRDGVDVVAMDGFSGFKTATAEELPEAATVMDPFHVVRLAGNALDECRRRVQLATCGHRGRKSDPLYTCRRTLHTGADLLTDRQRTRLAALFAADAHAEVEATWQMYQRTVAAYREPDRTKGRTMMAALITTLSTGVPKPLTELITLGRTLKKRAADVLAYFDRPGTSNGPTEAINGRLEHLRGSALGFRNLTNYIARSLLETGGFRTQLLAPRQ
- a CDS encoding plasmid pRiA4b ORF-3 family protein, with translation MSGGGVDLSMLQQLMADAGRDLFAGVFDEPTPEVGAVPERVRGFRVRVDLMYAKPPIWRRLVLPGDLVLDELHDVLQVAMGWQDGHLHKFGVGADRRTRAYFVTRFDLSEGDDGLVEDGVRLDQVVSGKGDRLFYDYDFGDGWEHVLVVEDVLDDPPSAPVCLAGKMACPPEDCGGLGGYEELAAWVRGGYDPRATPMGLGAQEMRDWLPRGWHPDRFSVTETNDALAASNMR